A region from the Leptolyngbya iicbica LK genome encodes:
- a CDS encoding type IV secretory system conjugative DNA transfer family protein, giving the protein MKAFTEQPATLAQTNPAASESISQLASSLQSRNGLILLGCCLLVGVLTLLGDRKNGKLATSRFGSAKEKGAARQRAVKQLAARKHNAVSLYIGKPQRPKDARSIYLPDLQRGVAVCGGPGSGKTFSVIDPLIRSALEQGLPVALYDFKYPTQSARHAAYAAKLGYQVHVLAPGFPESGVCNPIDFLRSESDAEMARQIATVLNKNFRLMTQSSEDGFFAAAGDQLTEALLMLAKSTEYPDIMTAQAVLGLTNLGNRIAAAKDMNSWIRVSFNQLIGVKDAEKTASGIVGSASETFTRFMKEGVLGSFCGRTSIPLELSGKQLLIFGMDRERRDVVGPLVATVLHMIVTRNVAQRRQDPLIVAIDELPTLYLPTLVQWLNENREDGLSVILGFQNLVQLEKTYGRELARAILGACATKAIFNPQEYEAARMFSDFLGDEEIRYKQKSRNRGGGKSSTTISEQERTRKLFEPSQFLRLPQGKCVLINPGFVSRGEAAIPIRQTIKIPKADLQATAASEALWTKIQTRLLQRSPQRVPTTEDLERRRQLVESMLPEPPAPVNSAYPDPADLIDKYGSLL; this is encoded by the coding sequence ATGAAGGCTTTTACTGAACAGCCTGCAACCTTGGCGCAAACGAATCCAGCTGCTAGCGAGTCTATTTCCCAACTGGCTTCCTCACTTCAGTCCCGCAATGGCCTGATTTTGCTGGGCTGCTGCTTGCTGGTGGGGGTCTTGACGCTGTTAGGAGATCGCAAAAATGGCAAGTTAGCCACCAGTCGTTTCGGCAGCGCCAAAGAAAAAGGAGCCGCTCGTCAGCGAGCTGTGAAACAACTGGCGGCGCGGAAACACAATGCGGTTTCCCTCTACATCGGCAAACCTCAACGCCCGAAAGATGCCCGGTCAATTTACCTGCCGGATTTACAACGAGGTGTTGCTGTTTGTGGGGGACCGGGTTCAGGTAAAACCTTCAGCGTCATCGATCCGTTAATTCGCTCTGCGCTGGAGCAAGGATTGCCGGTCGCTCTCTACGACTTCAAATATCCGACTCAGAGTGCTCGCCATGCGGCCTATGCGGCTAAGTTGGGCTACCAGGTGCATGTTCTGGCTCCCGGTTTTCCGGAATCCGGAGTGTGTAATCCCATCGATTTTCTCCGCAGCGAGTCCGATGCGGAGATGGCGCGGCAGATCGCCACGGTGCTGAACAAGAACTTTCGGCTGATGACCCAAAGCAGCGAGGACGGCTTCTTTGCCGCTGCGGGCGATCAGCTCACCGAAGCCCTGCTCATGCTGGCGAAGTCAACTGAATATCCCGACATCATGACCGCTCAAGCAGTGCTGGGGTTGACGAATCTGGGAAATCGCATCGCCGCTGCCAAGGACATGAACAGTTGGATTCGCGTGTCGTTTAACCAGCTGATTGGCGTGAAAGATGCGGAGAAAACCGCCAGTGGCATCGTCGGCAGTGCCAGCGAAACCTTCACTCGGTTCATGAAAGAAGGCGTCTTGGGCAGCTTCTGTGGTCGCACGTCCATTCCCCTGGAGTTAAGCGGTAAGCAGCTGCTGATCTTCGGGATGGATCGGGAGCGGCGGGACGTAGTCGGTCCCTTAGTGGCAACCGTCCTGCACATGATCGTCACCCGCAATGTCGCCCAGCGACGGCAAGACCCGCTAATTGTCGCGATCGACGAACTGCCGACGCTGTACCTGCCAACCCTCGTGCAGTGGCTGAACGAGAACCGTGAGGATGGGCTGTCCGTCATCCTGGGCTTTCAAAACCTCGTGCAGCTGGAGAAAACCTACGGGCGCGAATTAGCACGGGCCATCCTCGGGGCCTGTGCCACCAAGGCCATCTTCAATCCCCAGGAGTATGAAGCGGCTCGCATGTTCTCCGACTTTCTAGGGGACGAAGAGATCCGCTACAAGCAGAAATCTCGCAATCGCGGTGGCGGCAAATCCAGCACCACGATTTCTGAGCAGGAACGCACCCGCAAGTTGTTTGAACCGAGCCAGTTTCTGCGGCTGCCCCAAGGAAAGTGCGTCCTGATCAATCCGGGCTTTGTGTCTAGAGGGGAAGCCGCTATCCCGATTCGACAGACCATCAAGATTCCGAAGGCGGATCTGCAGGCGACAGCGGCCAGTGAAGCGCTCTGGACCAAGATTCAAACTCGCCTCCTGCAGCGCAGTCCGCAACGAGTCCCCACCACAGAAGACCTGGAGCGACGGCGGCAGCTAGTGGAATCGATGCTGCCGGAGCCCCCCGCCCCCGTTAATTCCGCCTATCCTGACCCCGCTGATCTGATCGACAAGTACGGCAGTTTGCTTTAG
- a CDS encoding strawberry notch C-terminal domain-containing protein, producing MAHQPELVEFFARHFGTGGSFATITQARKHAAEVLGEPVLPGTALAKQVDEAVEAGVVRTAQAILQTTATIYDIYDRLVDLHDRQPALNVRSSTSVLQQAYSTPIPIAFLASSLAGITSDTTVYEPTAGHGALLLGTNPAKVTVNELNPERAADLRAQGYTVTQFDATEYQPDQRHDVVIANPPFGAVRDEQGQRQRFALPGNRRGTTQIDQAIAFQALKAMKADGRAVLIMGGKLGEEEGLRSDRYNTLESRGFFYPLYQQYRVIQHFSISGELYRKQGAGFPIDVMVIAGRGRSERPLPAAVVPPIYTSFAELKKLIPHERLRHPSPHRPGLRELQPDLETPDNGRPGLIPGAGASRADAPNRSALRAPDESAGAVDDSHLDGRSRGDPARDRSPPRPSPTNSLFSADAAVAVSPQHSGTAPSVGMGRGLERNPRSSQRNSENPLRPAERLELPDQRTTPQRSPDPAGVANGTQRGDDLGNLAELSDRRDELRQLPVATPEPAPKIETQVHNMPYVPRSQGTSPKTLIPANMAAAAQVALQRVEQTHGNIDEFVSQRLGYDSKAAMWQVLYAEQIDSLALAFDQRDRGKIFLNGDQTGNGKGRFGAANLIDARRQGYIPIFVTRQPDLYNAMMNDLADIGKPGFTPFLTNNNLTLRLDDGRVLKTGSSAEQETEMRRLVQQGDLGQGYGAIFTTYSQLQTIKNKEPLRRQFFRALAPRAIFVFDESHEAGGSTGQSQSWKTSGPPNRSEFVRELIDHCAGAVFMSATATKDPAVMDLYARRSDAMQAVSSLGSLARSLQAGGIPLQQMMATKFVASGQLLRRERSFENISFVAQVVPVDREVADGIAAIMRSVDAFDRAKVAALTDLRKDLKQQAKQLGLDNAVGQVGVHSTNFTSLMHNAIDQGLLCQKAEASVQSAIQALQNGEKPLIAVASTMDAFIDWYAKDNGLEPGDELDISFGDVLGRYLERSRDVVLKDFEGLQNRRRLTDEELGADGVAAYDAARELIADTDLSNVPLSSIDYIKWRLHQEGYTVDEVTGRKNIVEYGTDRQMTYGRRSSQETKPQGKIEVVNRFNHGQLDVVILNRSGSTGISLHASEKFADQRPRHMIVAQAERDINQVMQMLGRANRFGQVVEPRFTLLMSDLPAEKRLGALLAKKMASLNANTTASRDSDLSVTNVVDFMNIYGEAVVQEILEDDPELQARLAFPAENLQGSSDIELISRVTGRIPLLPIEEQEALYSLIESETQDLIAQKQAMGENVLSAEQLDLDARTIARMEVIPDDSGIRNEFTGPVYLEVVDAKIPVKPLTQLQVMNTVREVLGMAAIKTVTDHDFDQVQALAEQRAAATLQDLQQQLQTYRHRTMLTKKTPEARGKLSDRLASQLDQITDILTRFPPGTPVQLVSEQSHIVYGVVANVWQRGRQGSPAAPTNWRLQVLTDNHSRQITFPLSKVNTNKDNSVSLLPQATNWDGMDIYTAFDHKQAQQRREAQIFTGNLLRAFEKYPRGQFLNYTDHQRCIRQGLMMPAGFDIEESLRAEPVAFREPYQVKAFLTEVTGNKGVVKTLDEFLVIKTQAAARLGGSQAHGFVLQTPKATSVGGQYFLDQDILAAVGSDFYSVSDRMEAVVPADRIDQVLAVVMQEKKLTLAAFDFKDQARTYLGEALPTLELVESNTFAERGDYVPYVPEPTPQTREQLENLFVEPAEAQPVESGDQSESDRNMSSAQDIEVETTSSAPAPSQPHLEHPIPQPDLSRNTPRIALLKEQTGGAEKQVAKFLHAAGLAEAVLQGEDFHLHIENEPYIPLVVERHGDQLYFTHYLTQNGDMFIDTEMVLGIAKGGYLTLQETAVQSFGGEFRSCDRGFALLFARNINHQDFAEAARVQVEQPQEEEQLAAAEGQLSDKRVEDNQQAFHADVQQYLAVKNQHPETLVLVQTSDRRFYETFFDDAQQVAQTLDLILTSQTSTEPDAEQIPAAGFPVPSLARYLEPLKQVSGVAIADIDGTISVHAQQADQPIIENIPDPPLQPESAQTTAKRETEGPEFQVQSLFDADQFSSSPQNGHCDHLENDPTWQDSTQNSIPTTPTLKTAKVPSQQPLPQPSLQDVADEVRGIDLEIVTANLGLELDRYDKHKWRDGDHIISISGPLFMDWLADQGGRGAIDLVMHVQDVEFKAAVKWLSGQDFSHCPAQVSTYQHSGEREPRSLAMPAANEHRWNAVREYLVETRQLPAILVDRLHERELVYADDHQNAVFVRHGLKGNTWTRGEVTGASLRGTWGEGNRYHGLAPGSIRDQGWFWLGTGHGPVQRVFLTESPIDAMSLAVLDKGRQAQPGVTIYLSTDGSGGVPIEALKPVIQEGGRVFAAFDADQAGTLMAWRVAEQVPGVERLMPKHGKDWNERLMHSEKFENVPHYAHNAEMNQLWQWHLTAKQLDRPDAYLSRITEVAKDVVKGGNLSAKASVAMARDLACFTRMVKKEKVTPRTLQAATEVER from the coding sequence ATGGCACATCAGCCGGAACTGGTGGAATTCTTTGCCCGTCACTTCGGGACTGGGGGGAGCTTTGCCACGATCACCCAGGCTCGCAAACACGCGGCTGAGGTGTTGGGTGAGCCGGTGCTTCCGGGTACGGCGCTCGCTAAGCAGGTGGATGAAGCTGTTGAAGCGGGGGTGGTGAGAACTGCTCAGGCGATTCTCCAAACTACAGCGACCATTTACGACATTTATGATCGGCTGGTAGATTTGCACGATCGCCAACCGGCCCTTAATGTCCGTTCCTCCACCAGTGTCTTACAGCAGGCGTACAGCACCCCCATCCCTATTGCGTTTCTGGCCTCATCCTTAGCGGGGATTACTTCAGATACTACTGTCTACGAACCCACCGCTGGTCATGGCGCATTACTACTGGGAACGAACCCTGCAAAGGTTACCGTCAATGAACTCAATCCAGAGCGGGCCGCTGACCTGCGGGCTCAGGGTTATACCGTCACTCAGTTCGACGCCACTGAGTATCAACCCGACCAGCGCCATGATGTCGTCATCGCCAATCCTCCCTTTGGGGCCGTGCGAGATGAACAGGGGCAACGCCAACGCTTTGCTCTACCCGGCAATCGACGAGGGACGACACAAATTGATCAGGCGATCGCCTTCCAGGCGCTCAAGGCAATGAAAGCAGATGGCCGCGCGGTGCTCATCATGGGCGGCAAGCTAGGGGAAGAGGAGGGCCTGCGCTCTGACCGGTACAACACCCTGGAAAGTCGAGGATTCTTCTATCCGCTCTATCAGCAGTACCGCGTCATCCAGCACTTTTCCATCTCGGGTGAGCTGTATCGCAAACAAGGTGCTGGCTTTCCCATTGATGTCATGGTGATTGCCGGACGAGGGCGCTCCGAACGCCCCTTACCGGCAGCCGTTGTCCCACCGATTTACACGTCCTTTGCTGAACTCAAGAAACTGATTCCCCATGAGAGATTACGCCACCCATCCCCCCACCGACCAGGACTACGAGAGCTACAGCCTGATTTGGAAACCCCAGACAACGGGCGACCAGGGCTTATTCCTGGTGCGGGTGCCTCCCGAGCTGACGCTCCTAACCGAAGCGCTCTACGAGCACCTGATGAGTCTGCGGGTGCGGTGGATGATTCGCACCTGGATGGACGAAGCCGGGGAGACCCAGCCAGAGACCGCTCACCGCCTCGCCCAAGCCCTACAAATTCTCTATTCTCAGCAGATGCCGCCGTTGCTGTATCTCCCCAGCACTCAGGAACTGCGCCCTCTGTCGGAATGGGCCGAGGACTGGAGCGAAACCCTCGTTCATCACAACGAAACTCTGAGAACCCGCTTCGACCGGCAGAACGGTTGGAGCTTCCCGATCAGCGTACAACTCCCCAGCGATCCCCCGATCCAGCAGGCGTGGCAAACGGAACACAACGAGGAGATGACCTTGGAAACCTGGCTGAGTTATCTGACCGCCGAGATGAGTTGAGGCAATTGCCTGTGGCCACTCCAGAACCCGCTCCCAAAATCGAAACTCAAGTCCACAACATGCCCTATGTGCCTCGCAGTCAGGGCACGTCACCGAAGACGCTGATTCCGGCTAACATGGCCGCTGCGGCTCAGGTTGCCCTCCAGCGGGTAGAGCAAACGCATGGGAACATCGATGAATTTGTCAGTCAGCGGTTGGGTTATGACTCCAAAGCAGCGATGTGGCAGGTGCTCTACGCCGAGCAGATCGATTCTTTGGCGCTAGCCTTTGATCAGCGCGATCGCGGCAAGATTTTCCTCAACGGTGACCAGACGGGTAATGGCAAGGGACGATTTGGAGCCGCCAATCTAATTGATGCCCGGCGGCAGGGGTACATCCCCATCTTTGTCACCCGCCAGCCCGACCTGTACAACGCCATGATGAATGACCTGGCGGACATCGGTAAACCAGGATTCACTCCGTTTCTAACCAACAACAACCTGACCTTACGCCTAGATGACGGTCGCGTACTCAAGACGGGGAGCAGTGCTGAGCAGGAAACCGAAATGCGCCGTCTGGTGCAGCAGGGGGATCTGGGGCAGGGCTATGGGGCCATCTTCACCACTTACAGCCAACTGCAAACCATCAAGAATAAGGAACCCCTGCGCCGCCAGTTCTTTCGTGCTTTAGCTCCCAGAGCCATCTTTGTCTTCGATGAATCCCATGAAGCCGGAGGCAGTACCGGACAATCCCAGTCCTGGAAAACCAGCGGCCCGCCTAATCGGTCGGAGTTCGTGCGGGAGCTAATCGACCACTGTGCCGGAGCGGTGTTTATGAGCGCGACTGCGACCAAGGATCCGGCAGTGATGGACCTCTATGCCCGTCGCAGTGATGCCATGCAGGCGGTTTCCAGCCTGGGCAGCTTGGCGCGGAGTCTTCAGGCCGGGGGCATTCCCCTGCAACAAATGATGGCCACCAAGTTTGTCGCCTCGGGTCAACTGCTGCGCCGGGAGCGGTCTTTTGAAAACATCTCCTTCGTGGCTCAGGTGGTGCCGGTGGATCGGGAGGTGGCGGATGGCATTGCCGCCATCATGCGGTCAGTGGATGCCTTTGACCGGGCCAAAGTGGCTGCATTAACCGATCTGCGAAAGGACTTAAAGCAGCAAGCCAAGCAGTTGGGCTTGGACAATGCCGTGGGACAGGTGGGCGTGCATTCCACCAACTTCACCTCCCTGATGCACAACGCCATCGACCAGGGATTGCTCTGTCAGAAAGCTGAAGCCAGCGTACAGTCGGCAATTCAAGCCTTACAAAACGGAGAAAAGCCTCTGATTGCAGTAGCGTCCACGATGGATGCCTTCATTGACTGGTACGCCAAAGACAATGGTTTAGAACCGGGGGATGAACTCGACATCTCCTTCGGTGATGTTTTGGGGCGCTATCTGGAGCGATCGCGCGATGTCGTGCTGAAAGACTTTGAGGGGCTGCAGAATCGCCGCCGCCTGACTGATGAGGAGCTAGGAGCCGATGGGGTGGCGGCTTACGATGCCGCCCGAGAGCTGATTGCCGACACCGATCTGTCCAACGTACCCCTCAGTTCCATTGACTACATCAAATGGCGACTGCACCAGGAAGGCTACACCGTCGATGAAGTCACGGGCCGCAAAAACATCGTGGAATACGGTACTGATCGCCAAATGACCTATGGTCGCCGCTCCAGCCAGGAAACGAAGCCCCAGGGCAAGATCGAGGTCGTCAATCGCTTCAACCATGGGCAATTGGATGTGGTGATTCTGAACCGTTCTGGTTCTACCGGCATCAGCCTCCATGCCTCCGAGAAGTTCGCCGACCAGCGTCCCCGTCACATGATTGTGGCCCAGGCCGAGCGAGACATTAACCAGGTGATGCAGATGTTGGGGCGGGCCAACCGCTTTGGTCAAGTGGTGGAACCGCGCTTCACGCTGCTGATGTCTGACCTGCCTGCGGAGAAGCGGCTGGGGGCACTGCTGGCCAAAAAGATGGCTTCCCTCAACGCTAATACCACCGCGTCTCGCGATTCGGATCTGTCTGTCACCAACGTGGTGGACTTCATGAACATCTATGGGGAAGCGGTAGTACAGGAGATTTTGGAAGACGACCCAGAACTGCAAGCGCGACTGGCCTTTCCCGCCGAAAATCTTCAGGGCAGTTCCGATATCGAATTGATTAGCCGGGTAACCGGGCGGATTCCTCTGCTGCCCATCGAAGAGCAGGAGGCCCTCTACAGCCTAATTGAGTCCGAGACTCAAGACCTGATTGCCCAGAAACAGGCGATGGGGGAAAACGTCCTGTCAGCGGAACAGTTGGATCTCGATGCCCGGACGATCGCTCGCATGGAGGTGATTCCCGACGACAGTGGTATCCGCAATGAATTCACCGGGCCAGTGTACCTGGAAGTGGTGGACGCCAAGATTCCAGTGAAGCCCCTCACCCAGTTGCAGGTGATGAATACGGTACGAGAGGTGCTGGGGATGGCAGCCATTAAAACGGTCACTGACCACGACTTTGATCAGGTGCAGGCTCTGGCAGAACAGCGGGCAGCAGCCACCTTGCAGGATCTTCAGCAGCAGTTGCAGACCTATCGTCACCGCACGATGCTGACGAAGAAAACGCCAGAAGCCCGAGGCAAGTTGAGCGATCGCCTCGCGAGTCAACTCGACCAGATTACCGACATCCTGACCAGGTTTCCTCCCGGCACTCCAGTGCAACTCGTCTCGGAGCAGAGTCACATCGTCTATGGCGTGGTGGCTAATGTCTGGCAAAGGGGGCGGCAGGGCAGTCCGGCTGCCCCGACCAACTGGCGACTTCAGGTGCTCACCGACAACCATTCCCGTCAGATTACCTTTCCCCTCTCCAAGGTCAACACGAATAAGGACAACTCGGTAAGTCTCCTGCCTCAAGCGACGAACTGGGACGGGATGGACATCTACACCGCCTTTGACCACAAGCAAGCCCAGCAGCGGCGGGAAGCACAGATCTTCACCGGCAATCTGCTGCGAGCCTTCGAGAAATATCCTCGGGGTCAGTTCCTCAACTACACCGACCACCAGAGGTGTATTCGCCAAGGGCTGATGATGCCTGCGGGCTTTGATATTGAAGAATCTTTGCGGGCTGAACCGGTCGCCTTTCGCGAACCGTATCAGGTGAAGGCGTTTCTGACAGAAGTTACCGGGAACAAGGGGGTGGTGAAGACCCTGGATGAGTTTCTGGTGATCAAAACTCAGGCGGCAGCGCGGCTCGGAGGCAGTCAGGCCCACGGCTTCGTGTTACAGACGCCCAAGGCCACTAGCGTGGGTGGGCAGTATTTTCTGGATCAGGACATTCTGGCGGCGGTGGGTTCAGATTTCTACTCGGTGTCAGACCGGATGGAAGCAGTGGTGCCCGCCGATCGCATCGACCAAGTGCTAGCAGTGGTGATGCAGGAAAAGAAGCTCACTCTAGCGGCCTTCGATTTCAAGGATCAGGCGCGGACCTACCTGGGCGAAGCCTTGCCGACTTTGGAATTGGTGGAGTCCAATACCTTTGCGGAACGGGGTGACTATGTGCCCTATGTACCGGAACCGACCCCGCAAACCCGCGAGCAGTTGGAAAATCTGTTTGTGGAGCCAGCCGAGGCACAGCCTGTCGAGTCTGGAGATCAGAGCGAGTCTGACCGGAACATGAGCTCGGCTCAAGACATAGAAGTAGAGACCACATCAAGCGCTCCGGCTCCCTCACAGCCCCACCTTGAGCATCCCATTCCACAACCGGATCTCTCTCGGAATACTCCGCGCATTGCCCTCCTGAAGGAACAGACTGGTGGCGCTGAGAAGCAGGTGGCCAAATTTCTGCACGCTGCTGGATTAGCTGAAGCCGTCTTGCAGGGCGAAGACTTTCACTTGCACATCGAGAATGAGCCCTACATTCCCCTGGTGGTGGAGCGTCACGGCGACCAACTCTACTTCACCCACTACCTGACCCAGAACGGTGACATGTTCATCGACACCGAAATGGTGTTGGGTATTGCCAAAGGAGGATACCTAACTCTACAAGAAACCGCTGTGCAGTCTTTTGGCGGAGAGTTTCGTAGTTGCGATCGCGGTTTTGCTCTCCTCTTTGCCCGCAACATCAACCATCAGGACTTTGCAGAAGCTGCCAGAGTGCAGGTAGAGCAACCTCAGGAAGAAGAGCAGCTTGCAGCAGCGGAGGGGCAACTGTCGGATAAGCGAGTTGAGGACAACCAGCAGGCGTTCCATGCCGATGTCCAGCAATATTTGGCAGTCAAAAATCAGCATCCTGAGACACTTGTGCTGGTGCAAACGAGCGATCGCCGTTTTTACGAAACTTTCTTTGACGATGCTCAGCAGGTAGCCCAAACCCTTGACCTGATTCTCACCAGCCAGACATCCACAGAACCCGATGCTGAGCAGATTCCAGCAGCCGGTTTCCCGGTGCCAAGTCTGGCGAGGTATCTGGAGCCGCTGAAGCAAGTGAGTGGGGTGGCGATCGCGGACATCGATGGAACGATCTCAGTTCATGCCCAGCAAGCAGATCAACCCATCATTGAGAACATACCAGATCCGCCCCTGCAACCAGAATCTGCCCAGACGACGGCTAAGAGAGAAACCGAAGGGCCTGAGTTTCAAGTACAGAGTCTTTTCGACGCCGATCAGTTCAGTTCTTCCCCTCAAAATGGGCATTGCGACCATTTGGAAAATGATCCGACTTGGCAGGATTCAACCCAAAACTCGATTCCGACAACACCGACACTAAAAACGGCGAAAGTGCCATCTCAGCAGCCGTTGCCGCAACCCTCTCTCCAAGATGTTGCCGATGAGGTGCGCGGCATTGACTTGGAAATCGTCACAGCCAATCTGGGACTGGAACTCGATCGCTACGACAAACATAAGTGGCGCGATGGTGACCACATCATCAGCATCAGTGGCCCCTTATTCATGGACTGGTTAGCGGATCAGGGCGGGCGAGGCGCGATCGACCTGGTGATGCATGTTCAAGACGTTGAGTTCAAAGCTGCTGTAAAGTGGCTGTCGGGACAAGACTTTTCACATTGTCCAGCCCAGGTCAGCACTTACCAGCACTCTGGAGAGCGAGAGCCGCGTTCGCTCGCAATGCCAGCCGCTAATGAGCATAGGTGGAATGCTGTCCGAGAATATCTGGTAGAGACTCGCCAGCTCCCAGCAATCTTAGTGGATCGGCTGCATGAGCGGGAATTGGTCTATGCCGATGACCATCAAAATGCTGTCTTTGTCCGGCATGGCCTGAAAGGAAATACCTGGACAAGAGGGGAAGTGACCGGGGCTAGTCTACGGGGCACCTGGGGTGAAGGCAATCGTTATCACGGACTGGCTCCGGGGTCGATCAGGGATCAGGGATGGTTCTGGCTTGGCACAGGCCACGGCCCCGTTCAGCGAGTATTTCTAACAGAGTCACCCATCGATGCGATGTCCTTGGCTGTACTGGATAAAGGAAGACAGGCTCAGCCAGGAGTGACAATTTATCTGTCTACAGACGGTTCTGGTGGAGTGCCGATTGAAGCATTGAAACCTGTCATTCAGGAGGGTGGACGAGTGTTCGCAGCTTTTGATGCTGATCAAGCAGGAACGCTAATGGCTTGGCGCGTTGCAGAGCAGGTGCCTGGGGTAGAACGGTTAATGCCCAAGCATGGCAAAGACTGGAATGAACGGTTGATGCATTCTGAGAAATTTGAAAACGTACCTCACTATGCCCATAATGCTGAGATGAATCAGCTCTGGCAGTGGCACCTGACGGCGAAACAATTGGATAGGCCAGATGCTTACCTGAGCCGCATTACAGAGGTTGCTAAAGATGTCGTAAAGGGAGGAAATCTATCAGCCAAAGCCTCAGTCGCTATGGCTAGAGACTTAGCTTGCTTTACACGAATGGTTAAAAAAGAGAAGGTTACACCACGGACTCTTCAAGCAGCAACAGAGGTAGAGAGGTAA
- a CDS encoding TolC family protein has protein sequence MTSSENFTLLALQISPGIFLGGNFRLFKVSSSAVVSIVYLLEFPMQQDMHSQWLVRLKWDMAIALPFSIIIGWSISAEATSNSHQFVQTSLVPESAEKLKKANSLSPEETFAAMSTSMSQAIPAESTEPLDAVPFSPLPRSDTNGDRDDDSQQISPSNPVTRPPLEQENGASDSLQHLEPEPNPLLIQTRPEEVEIIGVQPLSLEEAIELAYRNNPDLQVALLELEQSQAALREAQADYLPTFAVNGTLQGQNTTQSSSSLVPTPDGGVTFQSNTSEELGVALSAQLDVAYNLYSSGRRAASVSAAEEQVRLNELEVERRQEELRLNTANEYYDLQAAIETIRISQAFLEEAERNLRDTRLREDVGVGTRFDVLRAEVQVANARQDLVNSERARQVAERSLARRLNVPPFLSITTLPVQLSGSWPLTLEESIIAAYQNRVELEQQLIQRDINEQLRRVELAALGPQVDLFANYQVSDTLTQDGRFSDDYQIGIRASWTLFEGGAAQARSRQRELDIAIAEQNFEETRNTIRLEVESAYYTLTSNLTNIDTATIAVEQAQEALDLATLRFDAGVGTQLDILNAQSELTDAEVNLVQARVGYNRSLVELERAISDIP, from the coding sequence GTGACGAGTTCTGAAAATTTTACTCTCCTAGCTTTGCAAATAAGCCCAGGGATTTTTTTGGGTGGAAATTTTCGCCTCTTTAAAGTTTCCTCTTCGGCTGTAGTCTCCATCGTGTATCTTTTGGAATTTCCTATGCAGCAAGATATGCATTCTCAATGGCTAGTTCGCCTTAAGTGGGACATGGCGATAGCTTTGCCATTTTCAATAATTATAGGATGGAGCATTTCCGCCGAGGCAACTTCTAATTCCCATCAATTTGTCCAGACTTCTTTAGTGCCTGAGTCTGCGGAAAAGTTGAAAAAAGCAAATAGTCTTTCTCCTGAAGAAACATTTGCTGCTATGTCCACATCCATGAGTCAGGCGATTCCTGCAGAATCTACAGAGCCTTTAGACGCTGTACCTTTTAGCCCTTTACCCAGATCTGATACTAATGGCGATCGCGATGATGATTCTCAACAGATTTCACCCTCTAATCCCGTCACTAGGCCACCTTTAGAACAGGAAAATGGAGCGTCTGATTCGCTTCAGCATCTTGAACCCGAGCCAAACCCACTACTTATTCAAACTCGACCTGAAGAAGTTGAAATTATTGGAGTACAGCCCCTGAGTCTTGAGGAAGCCATTGAGCTTGCCTACCGTAATAATCCTGATCTACAAGTTGCTCTATTAGAACTAGAGCAAAGTCAAGCAGCCCTCAGAGAAGCTCAGGCAGATTACTTACCTACCTTTGCTGTAAACGGTACCTTACAGGGACAAAACACAACTCAGAGTAGTTCTTCTCTAGTTCCTACGCCTGATGGAGGGGTTACTTTTCAAAGCAATACCTCTGAAGAATTGGGTGTAGCACTTTCTGCTCAGCTGGATGTAGCCTACAACCTATACTCCTCTGGGAGACGTGCGGCCTCTGTTAGTGCTGCCGAGGAACAAGTTCGACTTAATGAGTTAGAGGTAGAGCGCCGTCAAGAAGAGCTGAGACTTAATACTGCCAATGAGTATTATGACCTCCAAGCTGCGATTGAAACCATCCGCATCAGCCAGGCTTTTCTAGAAGAGGCAGAACGGAACCTCAGAGACACTCGCTTACGCGAAGACGTCGGAGTCGGAACTCGTTTTGATGTTTTACGCGCAGAGGTACAGGTAGCAAATGCTCGTCAGGATTTGGTCAACTCTGAACGAGCGCGTCAAGTTGCCGAACGAAGTCTGGCGCGTCGCCTCAATGTCCCTCCGTTTCTCAGCATCACAACATTGCCTGTCCAACTTTCTGGAAGTTGGCCTCTCACCTTAGAAGAAAGCATCATCGCTGCTTATCAAAATCGAGTGGAGCTAGAGCAACAGCTGATTCAGCGAGATATCAACGAGCAACTTCGACGGGTCGAACTTGCTGCGTTGGGTCCGCAAGTTGACCTGTTTGCAAATTATCAAGTCAGTGATACCCTAACTCAGGATGGTCGCTTCTCAGATGATTATCAGATAGGTATTCGGGCATCTTGGACTCTCTTTGAAGGTGGCGCTGCTCAAGCTAGATCCCGTCAGCGTGAACTGGATATCGCAATTGCAGAGCAAAACTTTGAGGAAACCCGCAACACTATCAGACTCGAAGTTGAAAGTGCCTACTACACACTGACCTCTAACTTGACCAATATCGATACTGCCACCATTGCCGTTGAGCAGGCTCAAGAAGCATTGGATTTAGCAACCTTACGGTTTGACGCTGGGGTCGGCACTCAACTAGATATCTTAAACGCTCAATCGGAGCTCACCGATGCCGAAGTCAATTTAGTACAAGCGAGAGTTGGTTACAATCGCTCATTAGTCGAGTTAGAGCGTGCCATAAGTGATATTCCGTAA